The Penaeus chinensis breed Huanghai No. 1 chromosome 16, ASM1920278v2, whole genome shotgun sequence sequence cccacTTGTAATGAAATTGGACATGTTTACATGGAATGCAAAGCAGAAACATGAGCTTTTGTTACTGTGTTTCCTGGCTAGTAAGACATATTTCCCTAAAAGGATACAGAAAATTGTCATTATTTGATACATGAAGTTGTGATCTCTCATTATTGACTGTTCATGGTAGGTGAATGTCTGCCTCTTAAGCCTAATTACAGTAGACAAAAtggttttgtttacatttctgaTCAAATCTCAATTTTCCAATTATAGTGTAAACGACAAACTAAAAacagaatgatattaatactaagcTGAGTTAGAAGTGATATTTTTgaccatttttatatgtatgctgGAGCATTCCTGAGCATGTAATAATGTAAATGTCTTAACTTTTTAGCAGCCTTGTAGCATAATATTTATCACATGTTTGCTGCTACTCAATGATCTCATGTCTGAATGATTTTACACTTTTCCCTCTGctatgaaaaatatttatttgtttgtgttttttcattgttatcataattatcttgtttgtttatttaatcctttttctttttctttttttttaatcttgaatGATGTGCACATAGTTGAGTAACAAAATTGAGAAAATCCAAGTCTCATAAGTTTAAATTTAAGATAAAGATATTATAAGCAAATATTTCCAAAGGCTATACAGCTCTGAAATGCAAAAGGTTTAGCATGTCATACATATGACATGCTGTAATGTATTAAATTATCAATCTCAGTTGACCATTTTAGTGGTGTTCTAATTTAAGAATCTAGAGAACTATTGAAAAGTATTTAAATTATTTGATATAGTACGTGAGAAAAGATTCTTCAAGCAAGAAGGATTTGGGTATTTTTAGTTAGAGAGGAGTTTCATACTATTAcagtaatataaatttatttaagaaaatatgGTATCAAAGTGCTTACAGGTTTGATTTATTGCACATTTTTTGAAGTAAGCCATGGAGAAAAAATTATAGAATCAATTGTGTTGGTAGCAGAGAGGCCTTAGTGgacattttattttatacatgtaaaggcctattttcttctgttattacAGTAATCAGATGGACAATCCAGTGCAGTACATGTAATTATTTTATGCTGAATTATTTAATTCACATATGTGCTCATTATTTATCTCAGTAAAATGTTGAATGCAGGTCAATAATATACTGATGCAGTATTTCtcaactggtttttttttttttgttttgtttttttttgtctagtgAGCAAAGtaattttttattgtgtgtgcacAGAAGTTAATAAGTGATTAAAAGCTAGGGTTGAGAAATATTGGGCTGTAATAAATTCTTGATCTTAATTTTCTCATAAAACTGTAAGTCTGTTaacttacaaaaaataaatgataatattgatggtatatAAGCAAAGCTTCATGATGTTTGCTATTTAtggaaaaatgaaatacaaattagTTCTCAGATATGACTTTTCTATTTAATGACTGGTGTACTAGAATTGTTTTCTATATTGCAGGTACCATGCAAGATAATGTCCTGTGTCAGATCACCAAATACCTTCATGGCATCTACTGTCCATTAAAGCAGTGAAACACATGACAGTTGTACATTAATTGTGCATTCTTTATGAGCTTTTAGGAAGGTAGATAACTGGACTCCTGCATACAGTATTACTTGATATTAAGAACACAAACTTGCAACCTGAATGTGCTTTAGGTATTTTCCTTCACAAATATGGAATGCTGAGAATATCAGCTAATTAAGTGTAGATGTGCTTTGACATCTGTGATcactttttttaaatgatttcatCAGTGTATTTTATTGCAGTGTTGTACAATGAGGGACAGATATTTTAGCGGTGGTCATGGAAGTTGGTACAAATGGAATATATGAaaccatttttttgtttgttttgtaaatattatattcattacttttgttggggaaaaaaattaaaaaacaagagAGTAATAGTTTTGTAACATAAAAATAGTTAATATTTGCTTCTCTTAATAGAGAGCATTTGGTttcctgtatttattttcatacctCACATGTATTAAAGTATATTTGAAGTTTGTGAATACTTAATTTTTTTGTGTAcaacatttttgttgttttaagtaATACAGTTTGCTCTTATCTGACCTTGAGAATATGACAGTCACCAAATCCGTTTGaacattttctatttatttagtgGTTTTATACCAAAATTAAAAGGCAGCATTTCTTAATTCAGGGAGATGTGGTAGTATACCCATTAAACTAGGCATTATGTTTATAGCTGTTACTGCCATACACATATTGACATTCATAAAATAAATACTTCTGAAAAGTAATTTCAGGAGAAACTAACCCTTAGGACTGATATGTGTGTTTTGCCATTTGTATCAAGTGGCTAtttgctttaaaaaaatatatatgtatatttgtgtgtgtgtgtgtgtgtgtgtgcgcgcgcgcttgcctgcatgcatgtatacattatgtatttacatatttatcatatattgtgtgcatgcatgcatgggtGGATGGCTGGATAGCTGGGTATACACGTGTATGCtttttgtggttgtgtgggtgtgtatgtatatatgtatatttatgtgtgtgtgtatgtgtatatgtatgtatatatatatgtgtgtgtgtatatataatatatatatatatatatatatatatatatatatatatatatatatatatatatatatgtatatatatttatatatataataaatatatatatatatatatatatatatatatatatatatatatatatatataaataatctatacacacacaattgcatattcacttacatatacatacatacatacgtacatacatatacagacatacatgcatacatttaagtACATGCCatacattcatttacacacacacatacacacatatatatacatatatacatgtgtatgcacacgcacactcacacgcacactcacgcacacgcacacacacacacacacacacacacacacacacacacacacacacacacacacacacacacacacacacacacacacacacacacacacacacacacacacacacacacacacacacacacacacacacacacacacacacacacacacacacacacacacacacacacacacacacacacacacacacacacacacacacacacacacacacatacatatatataaagcttatTTGAAATTTGGACAATGTCAGTGTACATTATTCATCTAAACCCAGCAGAAAGGGTTCTTGTGAATGTTTGATGAAGAATCTTATGGCATTCTGGTAAACCGGTTACTCTGCATACTGCATTGTTGCTCTCCTGTTTGTAGAATGACAATGATTTGCAGTTTTATCCCATAGTTTCAACTTTGGATGAAATCTGAATCCTGTGAGGGATTATTATTCCACAGTAAAGTCTCATAGCCTGATATGTTGATTTTATCCATGGCATGGAGTGATCTGTTAATGATTACTAAAAGTATGAGATAgtggatgtagatatatatataatgtgtaaatatatatatatatatatttgtgtgttttgtcttcAAATgggttacatttttatataaaaagtgAGTGAGGGTAGATAAAACCACAACATCAAGTTGTGTATTAAATTTATATGCAAGTCACAAAGTCCTAAGGGTAGATGTCCAGTGCCTAGATATACTAACCTCTTACCAAGATCAGTTGTCATTTTTCTGATGATTGACTAGGCAGCAGTTAGTTATCACTCAAAATGTATCATACAAAAATAGTGGAGATGAGTTAGTTGCAGTTGAAGTCAGAGTTCATGATTCCCTTGAAAACTTCAATTGACTTTCCATACTTGCCTGTAGTGTGTCTGTGCTAAGCATGTGTATGTTGCAGTTTAAGATTAGCAGTATCAGATTTTCTTATATGTAGATAAACTTATTGTTTGAAGGTAGTTTTGTCCCAGATTACCTTAGGAGCGATGGCACAACACTTTTGGTAATAAAAGATTGCATAGGTTTGCATATTCACCCTGAGTTTTTCCCAGTTTGGCATGTATGACTGAATCTTTAAGAACTCTCATGAAAATGCTGtttgggaggaggatgaagtaggAGCTGGTTGCATCCTGTATTTCAGAATTGCAATGATGTATATTGCAGCTCTTTATTCTAAATACATTTAAGCCTCTGGAATACGTTTTAATTCAATCCTAATCCCCATTTATCATACATTGTTAAAAGTAGAAAAGATCGCCCAAAACTCATTCCTTTCAGTAAAGTTCCCTACCTTGGGTACCTACTGGATTAACCTTTTATGGACAGATCCCCTAATGCTGTGGGTGCATACACCAGCCACCACTTTATAAACATTCATGCAACCCTATATATGtgattaattaaataatgatTACATAGTTTCATTCTCAGTCACTACTGATTATTTCAGAAggcaaaatatttctgaaaatgtaGATTTGCTGTGAGTTACTTTTATCTCATCTGTTAAGGAGTTAATTAAAGAGGAGGAATTGTGGCTGCATTCCTGAAAATAGATAAGCTAAAATAACTGTTCACGAGGAATGtagattgttgatatttttttgaaTAATAAATAGAGTTCTACCTATTATATTAATTAACCCCCCATTCCCTGCTCATTTTGTTGTGttgggcttaggagatggagactgagaccCCATGTTGGggatataagtttgtgtgtgtgtgtgtgtgtgtgtgtgtgtgtgtgtgtgtgtgtgtgtgtgtgtgtgtgtgtgtgtgtgtgtgtgtgtgtgtgtgtgtgtgtctctcgtgcgtgtgtgtgtcgtgcgtgtgtgtcgtgcgtgtcgtgcatgtgtgtgtgtgtgtgtgtcgtgcatgtgtgtgtgtgtcgtgcatgtgtgtgtgtcgtgcatgtgtgtgtgtgtgtgtgtcgtgcatgtgtgtgtgtgtgtgtgtcgtgcatgtgtgtgtgtgtgtgtgtcgtgcatgtgtgtgtgtgtgtgtgtgtcgtgcatgtgtgtgtgtgtgtgtgtgtgtgtgtgtgtgtgtgtgtgtgtgtgtgtgtgtgtgtgtgtgtgtgtgtgtgtgtgtgtgtgtgtgtgtgtgtgtgtgtgtgtgtgtgtgtgtgtgtgtgtgtgtgtgtgtgtgtgtcgtgcatgtgtgtgtgtgtgtgtcgtgcatgtgtgtgtgtgtgtgtcgtgcatgtgtgtgtgtgtgtgtgtgtgtgtgtgtcgtgcatgtgtgtgtgtgtgtgtgtcgtgcatgtgtgtgtgtgtgtgtgtgtgtgtgtgtgtgtgtgtgtgtgtgtgtgtgtgtggtgtgtgtgtgtgtgtgtgtgtgtgtgtgtgtgtgtgtgtgtgtgtgtgtgtgtgtgtgtgtgtgtgtgtgtgtgtgtgtgtgtgtgtgtgtgtgtgtgtgtgtgtgtgtgtgtgtgtgtgtgtgtgtgtgtgtgttgtgcgtgtgtgtgttgtgcgtgtgtgtgtgtgtgtgtgtgtgtgtgtgtgtgtgtgtgtgtgtgtgtgtgtgtgtgtgtgtgtgtgtgtgtgtgtgtgcgtgtgtgtgcagtgcgtgtgtgtgtgtgtgtgtgcagtgcgtgtgtgtgtgcagtgcgtgtgtgtgtgtgtgtcgtgcgtgtgtgtgtgtgtgtcgtgcgtgtgtgtgtgtgtgtgtgtcgtgtgtctgtctgtctgtctgtctgtttgtctgttgtgtgtgtgtgtgtgtcgtgtgtgtcgtgcgtgtgtgtgtgttgtgtgttgtgtgtgtgtgtgtgtgtgtgtgtgtgtgtgtgtgtgtgtgtgtgtgtgtgtgtgtgtgtgtgtgtgtgtgtgtgtgtgtgtgtgtgtgtgtatgcagtgcgtgtgtgtgtgtgtgcagtgcgtgtgtgtgtgtgtcgtgcgtgtgcgtgtgtgtgtcgtgcgtgtgcgtgtgtgtgtgtgtgtgtgtgtcgtgtgtctgtctgtctgtctgtctgtctgtctgtgtctgtctgtttgtctgttgtgtgtctgtctgtctgtctattgtgtgtgtgtgtgtgtgtatatgtgtgtgtgtctattgtgtgtatatgtgtattcatttgtgtatgtatatatatcatcatcatgctgAATCAATacgtaggtctctcccaatcttttccaacaatgcttttttgtttccagtcttggtccaaatttcattatttcatcacactatcttgtcattggtctggcccttggcctctttatgttatctatagcccagtctgttactttctttgtccatatgtcatcctgtctccgacatatatgacctgccattGCCATTTATCCTTTTTGATGCtctcaagtatatcttccacttttgtctgtacCCTTATCCATGTCGCCCTTATCCAATcttttaggctaattcccagcatcaacctctccatccctctttgggcacttattagtttcctctccagtaatttggttgcagtccatgttttgatccataggtcataactgggaggacacattggttaaagacttcttttttaaacatggcaaggagcttcttagtatgctactgtgtctgccaaaggtgctccagcctagattgatgtgtcgcttaatttaatttgtttgacgttcttcccacctacttcaagtgcagcttctattattatgtcattgaactgtttttttgatttggtcaatgttgagatcttcatcgatgagaagtgaatatctgttttggaggTTACGGTTAAACTCTGTCGCTCTGGTACACAGGACCAACCATCAGAATAGGCCAAGGATGCAGAATTTAGATGCGAGTCCAAAAGTTTCATGGCGGAATACTTAAAAACACGTTTGTAACATGAACATAGTTGAGTGCTGTCACCTATTACCACAGGCACACTAAGAGAACTTACCGGAGTTATTTATAGCTACAAAATATTAGAATTAGAGTTAAAAAGTGAATAGAGCAGATGAATAATGacaaacactattttttttagaTCTTATAAGGTTTATATTACCAATTTTAACTCTGATCTCATTTGATTTATATGGAAAATATACAAATTACAAATTATGGCCCTTGTACATTTTACATTATCGGTGCTGTCAGGTTTTAATTATTTCCTTGGCACTAGACAATTCAAAACTTAGACAAATAAGAATACAACAAAAGATCTCGGGGGATTCTTAATGATATTTAAGGGACTACAATGTTGATTTAATAATGTCTAATATCTATATTACACAACTATATTGTGAAGGATTTGTTCTACAGATACACAAAGAATATAAGACATGCAGcaggaaaacaaaatatgattCTATAAAGTTCCATATTGCTTGTATTCTATCAACCATCAGTATATtttaacaagaacagtaatgtaTCAGTACTTATCACAAGTTAAGAATATTTTGTAAGGAAAACTAGTTATTGGAATAAAATCTTGCAATTATTAAACATTCTGAAATCTATATGTCTGGAGTTGAAAAATTATTTTTACTCACTTTTCTGTAAAATAAAACCGTATTAATATTTTCCAagaataattttaatataaattatttcatCGTAGTACCTACTATTTAACATACATTTACAGCTAAAAAGTGTTATGGTTATATAAACCCTTTGTGAAATAAATAATTCATCTATAGCCTATAGAAAGATGTAATATTACCTGCTTTTGCTATAATAATTAGGTCAAGTAAACAATATATTTCTGAAAGCAAAAAAATTCAACATGTTTATTTACAGAAGCACAGTGGCCACAGTCAAAGACTATTCAACTTGAAAtagtatacaaatgtgtgtacacttatatgtatatgaaatatacacacacacatacatgtctgtaaTACTATGACATCAAATTCTCTCAAAACAAAAGATAAGTTTCAAGCTTTTTCTTTCCAAACATGGCTCTGGAACTGAAACTAAAGATCTAAAGAAATAACTCTTCCCAACGATGAAGCTTAAGTGTCTCAGCAgcaaaaccaacaaaacaaaatagacaaataaaaattgAAGAATGGCAACATGAAACATGAAGTATTTCAGTATATGTAGAAATACTAAATTTCAAGTAAGTGCACTATAAACACTCCTCAAGGTCTTGTGCTATTAGTAGCACTTGAAAATTTAAGTAATTACATTTGTGCTGGAGTGATGAACATCCATGAAACAATACAGGCTTTGTGGGCTAAgtgcttttttttatccttcatcATTTAATGTATCCCCTGTCTATTTTGCTTATTCGCATGAAAAATCTTATCTCATGAATATATATCACATGATTTCCTGATTTACAAGGGTTTGACAATTTCAAAGACTGGGTCATATATTCTTAATTTCAATATACAGCCTAACAAAATATATCTCTTAAAACTCGATGTCACAATAAAAATATCCAAAGTCAGTCAGATCCACTGTCGCTTCTATTTATTTAAGGATGCATAACAATCTTCCTCCTGTATAACTACTATGAGTAGATTATAATTTGGTCTTTGTTGACAGAAATGTATTTCTGTGCACAGTAAACTCTACTATTAGATCATGACTTTAGGTTAGAGTATAGAATAAAATTTCAAAGACTATATCTTACACATTTGTTAATGACTAAGTGCTCTACTGTGACTGAAGAAATGAAACTATATTTATGatggattaataaaaaaacaaggacCCAGTCTTTAATACATATCAAGTTAGCTTTGCAGTGGTACACACCTCACAGAACAATGAACACTGAACAAaaaatacttatatacgtatcAAAGGACTTGATAAATCCTCTCAGACACATACAGTAACCCCAACAGcagaaacaataatgaatatataataatcaaaCAGTTTTATTTGAAAGTTCAGATGACAATGTCATATCAGATTTGATTTTACATTGTtatttgaggaggaagaggacttaTTCTTCCAAACCTGACAAAGATATCTAGTTTTAATTTAAAACTGCCATCCTGCCTTCCCACTGGACTGTGTAATTTAGCTTTTCCatcatataatgtataaataagtgtgtgttaaCCTCTGGGTAtggttatcaatttatttatatatttctttattaatttgtttttttttttccattcactatttatctatgcatttattttcaGATTCAAAGTTGatgaaatagattaatagataaataagacaCTATTAACCTATTTCAGTTGCTAAGTATTTTATcagtaaatcattattttttttataaaacacacTGCTGTTTGCATTTCTGAGAAGCAAACTTATATAATCTTATCATAATCTTGCTTACTTTATCAACTTTATCTTGTTAATCAAAACAATATCTGTTAACTCTAATTATCTGAACTGGTAAGAGAGAGCCACATTTATAAACAACTTTTCATTAATTATTCAACCAAATTTTAGCAGTTGCATCCATGTAACAATTATACATATTAGAGCCGACTAAATGGAAGAGAACTAGGCTATAGAATTAAAatgcaaattaatatataaactgTGATAAGGCACTATTGTGTTTCCACTGTCCTGATGAATGATGAATAGTATTTGTTTATCCAAGAGACCAACAAAAGCATTTCAATGACCTGTTTGTATGTTAGAAAATGCATTTCTATTCCAAGAAAGCAATAATAGCCTGACTTTTTTCTTTAACTGCATAACATATTTATCACATCAGTGGAAGTACATACATAAGAATTTAGAATTTTTCCAGTAGCATGTCCTTGGTAACTGAAATAGTATGACCTGTTATATCTAAATACCTAAATTAATTGGTAAAATTTACATCAGTGatattctttttctatatatatataatatatattctaatcTCTTCAAAAAAGTAATGCCAAAGCTACACTAATCTACTCTCCAAGTGCAGTGTTAATGAAATGGGTATTTTATAATGCTCTAAAGGCATTACCTGAATCAAGGCCACTAGCTAAAAGTATGCATATGCTTTAGTCTCAGTAAAGCAAAATTCtgttttttggtatttttataattgtattaAGTATGGAAACATACCAATCATGTGACTATTTTTCTTACAtctaatagataataaatatatagcttGTCTTTTCAAATGCAAAACAAAATTTACATTgtttatcatatcatatacatttgGTCCCCTTTGCTACCACTAAAAAAACTGTATATGCACTGCATATCTTCCAAGTCCTACTTCTGTCTACTCTGgcatgaaaagaaaaagtaactACTACCACTTAGATTTTCTATGtttctaaaacaaataaataattaagttcTAAAAGAACATTTGGCCACCTTTACTTTACCTAGCCATTTCTCCAAAGTTGCTCAACTGATGTTGCTCTGACACTCATctaagatacatatgtatactttttaattctttattttccattatctaAATATAAACAACAGAAAATCCATATAGAAGACATATAATTAGTCTTGGTAACTTCTGAGGTTATCAAAGCATGAATACATTAGTCTTTAATCCATATGACAGTAAACATAGAAAGTAACCTATGAAGAACCAGTGAAACCCTTCTGCaattttattatgataaaaaagcaACAATCATTTGTAAAAAATGCTGTGACCAATAAAAAAGCAATTTATGCGTTTCTGTATTTCCATTTATAACAACTGCAAACGTTTTTAACCAAGTTCTTATCATACATAACTAAGGTTTATTTACCTCCAGACTAACCTATTGATAATTAATTTCTCACAGAACATTAAATTTCAttaataaacaaactaaaaccTTTTGTAACTGAATCATAATGCAGTGAATAATTAGAAAGATATTTTCCATTATATCAAATGGTTTTATAAATTTGCTAATAacaagtaaatatacaaatgGTAATAACCCCATAAactttcttttctatctgtcttttgtACATCCATTTTTTACAAAATATTCAACATTTTGTCAcctgaaaatatacataatttcattcatgcttttttttgtgtgaatattgAACTCCAATATATCAGAAAGAAAAACCTCAACtgagtatttttataattaacaaACGATATTCACATGAGTTCTGAACAATATCGTCTACAAAAACATGTCAGATACATTATTTGCCTGCCCTACTCTGAGTTGGCAACAGttttttaacaataattatagagcTGATACTACATAATAACACAGGGTCGTTGCCTTGGTGTTAAGCCTACAGCAGCCATTGTTGCATATGTGAAGACCTCTTGCACTCCTTCCTGTGTCTTTGCAGAGCACTCTACATATTTGGAGAGGCTGCATTTCTTGCAAAGCTTCTTCCCATCTCTTGGACTCAGCACATTCAGGTTCCTCACATCCTTTTTGGTacctatcaaaaatatatatcattatctatacatAATGCTTATGCTAAAATACAAGTCAATATATTACTTCAGTTTTGCAGGAACATTGACAATTATATGTTTAAAATATCAAAATGAATGAGTATAAAAGAGTCTTAATGACTGGTTTGATAATGTAAGAAGAGAAACGATGAAAAACTCACCAACTAGGACCACTGGTGCTTTTGGGCAATGTTGCTTTAACTCTGGCAGCCATTTCGATGATACATTCTCAAAACTGGCACGATTGTCAAGCGCAAAGCACACTATGAACACATGTGTCTGTTGGGCAAGAAAGCCAttaaatatcgatatatatcaaTTAGTGTTTCTGCAAGTCTTGTCTTTGGATTTTTTCCAAagcgcatatcggacttatccttatatataaattcaaaagcTGTTTCAGGTTAACTTGAAAGTATCAATAAGTTTCCTCTTCTGAAAAATTTGCGTAAAATTCAGCTACTATTTACATGGAATTTGGTGAGAGAGAATGGAATTTTGAGAACTCCCAAATAAAAGCTCACTATTTTACATATTAAAATGAAATTAGTAAACacgatgtgtacatacatgctgcTCTAAATTTTATTAATTGAAAACGTTTGATTCTTTAGTAGAActgtaaataaataacacaacaGGATAATTAACCCTATCTTACCCCGGGATAAGAGAGTGGACGCAATCTCTCGTACTCTTCCTGTCCTGCTGTATCCCACAACGTCATAGCATACGATCGCCCTTCTACTGTGTGAGAACCTGCATAGTTGTCGAACACTGTTGGCACGTATTCCTATGACGAAAAGACATTTTTTCTTCgttaattatagttattacacatgagtgtgtgtgggtgccacacacacttacacacacacacgcacacgcacacgcacacgcacacgcacacgcacacgcacacgcacacgcacacgcacacgcacacgcacacgcacacgcacacgcacacgcacacgcacacgcacacgcacacgcacacgcacacgcacacgcacacgcacacgcacataaaatgACCACGTGACAGCCTGCGCTCAGTGCCTGCGCCATTCGTCCTCGGGCAGAGATGAGCGACATCTTTTCTGAAGAGAACGTGGGACTCGTTGCGCCAGAGAAATCCTTTCACTGACTAGCTTGATCATTTCTCGCTACGAAATTGTGGACTGTTTGTTGTTGCCTAaggtatatttacttttttttttttttctttcttctggtaTTTGAATTTGAGAgcaggtaatg is a genomic window containing:
- the LOC125033477 gene encoding ras-related protein ced-10-like yields the protein MGDGSSSRPLKITVVGDGTVGKTCLLISYTSGEFPVEYVPTVFDNYAGSHTVEGRSYAMTLWDTAGQEEYERLRPLSYPGTHVFIVCFALDNRASFENVSSKWLPELKQHCPKAPVVLVGTKKDVRNLNVLSPRDGKKLCKKCSLSKYVECSAKTQEGVQEVFTYATMAAVGLTPRQRPCVIM